The proteins below are encoded in one region of Arenibacter algicola:
- a CDS encoding Calx-beta domain-containing protein yields the protein MKINTLHNLLSTFLISRYLRSLTFLCAILFFGFNGFGQSVTIEDENGNEDDGSITITATLDIAVPGGFTVDVSTADGTATIADNDYTAVSSFTLTFAGNPGEQQFFTVLPTSDSFVELDENLTVSMGNLQGTVESVNITDSATITINNDDSYIASITANDPTATEAGTTTGQFTVDLGTTNTTGSAIVVNFNIATGGSNATNTTDYANIGTSVSIANGAQTGLVTITPVDDVLVEGPETVILTLAAGTGYAVAGAPNNTATVTIADNDSYTASITANDPTATEAGTTTGQFTVDLGTTNTTGSAIVVNFNIATGGSNATNTTDYANIGTSVSIANGAQTGLVTITPVDDVLVEGPETVILTLAAGTGYAVAGAPNNTATVTIADNDSYTASITANDPTATEAGTTTGQFTVDLGTTNTTGSAIVVNFNIATGGSNATNTTDYANIGTSVSIANGAQTGLVTITPVDDVLVEGPETVILTLAAGTGYAVAGAPNNTATVTIADNDSYTASITANDPTATEAGTTTGQFTVDLGTTNTTGSAIVVNFNIATGGSNATNTTDYANIGTSVSIANGAQTGLVTITPVDDVLVEGPETVILTLAAGTGYAVAGAPNNTATVTIADNDSYTASITANDPTATEVGTTTGQFTVDLGTTNTTGSAIVVNFNIATGGSNATNTTDYANIGTSVSIANGAQTGLVTITPVDDVLVEGPETVILTLAAGTGYAVAGAPNNTATVTIADNDSYTASITANDPTATEAGTTTGQFTVDLGTTNTTGSAIVVNFNIATGGSNATNTTDYANIGTSVSIANGAQTGLVTITPVDDVLVEGPETVILTLAAGTGYAVAGAPNNTATVTIADNDSYTASITANDPTATEAGTTTGQFTVDLGTTNTTGSAIVVNFNIATGGSNATNTTDYANIGTSVSIANGAQTGLVTITPVDDVLVEGPETVILTLAAGTGYAVAGAPNNTATVTIADNDSYTASITANDPTATEAGTTTGQFTVDLGTTNTTGSAIVVNFNIATGGSNATNTTDYANIGTSVSIANGQRTGQITITPVDDGIAEGSETVILTLAAGTGYAVAGAPNNRATVTIADNDTAGVSIDDVSVNEGDGTATFTVTLNGAVFLGTIVSYSTANNTALAGSDYDAETGNVTFLGLNGETRTITIDISEDILVEGTETFFVNLTNATGFAQLGKDQGIGTIVDNDSYIATISATDADAAENPLNTGTFTVGLNTANLTGSPMVINYTVGGTAVSGSDYIALAGSVSIGNGQESAFITLNPINDSEVEAGLETVIVSLASDTGYIVGAPSSATVNIASEDVAGISIDDVVVNENDATATFTVTLNANVPAGASVDYSTANNTATAGTDYTAESGTLTFLGLNNETQTIVVDIIEDAVAEGTESFFVNLSNPIGLIQIDKDQGVGTIADNDNCIEAPLINSTPTIFCDAFIQDLDAYTDTTIPAGFELIWSSNSDFSVTGARLNTSVIDFEATFYGFLYNESTDCVSPPLEVTLVRNEPPEILSTTPATICGTGMATISATVTAGGSLFWYASESGGTSLEEGSSFSTSVSGTTTYYVEAFANGCFSEREAVTITVNDLVDTGTITDTSACSIPGGGPTTVDLDDTRTGGTAGVWSIVGTPPSTITIGADNIVDFEGAADGDYVFRLTTNTAVSPCVDESVDVTISVTTCTMDSDGDGLFDRDETALGLDPTLRDTDADGIEDGVEVGPDVNNPIDTDSDGIIDALDSNILDFDNDGVVDQLDPANDNPCIPNISDACQIDLGLEKVVDSESILVGREVVFTITLTNLSQIMVTNIVVNDLVSPATGFQYVSSSATKGVYDELAGVWQLDEVLADEVNTLTITAIVPEIGTYQNIAAIVDSFPEDSNATNDRATASVTVTPRSSDECGFLFNQISPNGDGINDMVFINCITDYPNNTLQIFDRYGNEVFSVNGYDNTWMGTGKNGDLPKGTYFYILDLGDGTEVRKGWIQIIR from the coding sequence ATGAAAATAAATACCCTACATAATCTACTTTCCACATTTTTAATTTCACGCTACCTGAGAAGTTTGACTTTTTTATGTGCAATATTGTTTTTTGGGTTTAATGGGTTTGGGCAGTCTGTAACTATTGAGGATGAAAATGGAAACGAAGATGATGGTTCCATTACGATAACTGCTACTCTGGATATTGCAGTACCTGGTGGTTTTACTGTGGATGTTTCGACAGCGGATGGTACCGCGACAATTGCGGATAATGATTATACCGCAGTTAGTTCTTTTACCTTAACTTTTGCGGGAAATCCAGGTGAACAACAATTTTTTACAGTTCTGCCGACATCTGATAGTTTTGTTGAACTTGATGAGAATCTTACTGTTAGTATGGGAAATTTACAAGGAACTGTTGAATCCGTAAATATTACTGATAGTGCTACTATTACAATTAATAATGATGACAGTTATATCGCGAGCATCACGGCCAACGATCCAACGGCCACAGAGGCCGGTACCACCACTGGCCAGTTTACGGTAGACCTTGGTACGACCAACACCACTGGTAGCGCCATTGTAGTAAACTTCAATATCGCTACGGGAGGTTCCAATGCAACGAATACGACTGACTATGCGAACATCGGCACCAGTGTATCTATAGCGAACGGTGCGCAGACGGGGTTGGTTACTATTACCCCTGTTGACGACGTGCTTGTGGAAGGCCCCGAGACGGTGATACTTACCTTGGCGGCTGGAACGGGCTATGCTGTGGCAGGCGCCCCGAACAATACGGCAACGGTGACCATTGCGGACAACGACAGCTATACGGCAAGCATTACGGCCAACGATCCCACGGCCACAGAGGCCGGCACGACCACTGGCCAGTTTACGGTAGACCTTGGTACGACCAACACCACTGGTAGCGCCATTGTAGTAAATTTCAATATCGCTACGGGAGGTTCCAATGCAACGAATACGACTGACTATGCGAACATCGGCACCAGTGTATCTATAGCGAACGGTGCGCAGACGGGGTTGGTTACTATTACCCCTGTTGACGACGTGCTTGTGGAAGGCCCCGAGACGGTGATACTTACCTTGGCGGCTGGAACGGGCTATGCTGTGGCAGGCGCCCCGAACAATACGGCAACGGTGACCATTGCGGACAACGACAGCTATACGGCAAGCATTACGGCCAACGATCCCACGGCCACAGAGGCCGGCACGACCACTGGCCAGTTTACGGTAGACCTTGGTACGACCAACACCACTGGTAGCGCCATTGTAGTAAACTTCAATATCGCTACGGGAGGTTCCAATGCAACGAATACGACTGACTATGCGAACATCGGCACCAGTGTATCTATAGCGAACGGTGCGCAGACGGGGTTGGTTACTATTACCCCTGTTGACGACGTGCTTGTGGAAGGCCCCGAGACGGTGATACTTACCTTGGCGGCTGGAACGGGCTATGCTGTGGCAGGCGCCCCGAACAATACGGCAACGGTGACCATTGCGGACAACGACAGCTATACGGCAAGCATCACGGCCAACGATCCCACGGCCACAGAGGCCGGCACGACCACTGGCCAGTTTACGGTAGACCTTGGTACGACCAACACCACTGGTAGCGCCATTGTAGTAAACTTCAATATCGCTACGGGAGGTTCCAATGCAACGAATACGACTGACTATGCGAACATCGGCACCAGTGTATCTATAGCGAACGGTGCGCAGACGGGGTTGGTTACTATTACCCCTGTTGACGACGTGCTTGTGGAAGGCCCCGAGACGGTGATACTTACCTTGGCGGCTGGAACGGGCTATGCTGTGGCAGGCGCCCCGAACAATACGGCAACGGTGACCATTGCGGACAACGACAGCTATACGGCAAGCATCACGGCCAACGATCCCACGGCCACAGAGGTCGGCACGACCACTGGCCAGTTTACGGTAGACCTTGGTACGACCAACACCACTGGTAGCGCCATTGTAGTAAACTTCAATATCGCTACGGGAGGTTCCAATGCAACGAATACGACTGACTATGCGAACATCGGCACCAGTGTATCTATAGCGAACGGTGCGCAGACGGGGTTGGTTACTATTACCCCTGTTGACGACGTGCTTGTGGAAGGCCCCGAGACGGTGATACTTACCTTGGCGGCTGGAACGGGCTATGCTGTGGCAGGCGCCCCGAACAATACGGCAACGGTGACCATTGCGGACAACGACAGCTATACGGCAAGCATTACGGCCAACGATCCCACGGCCACAGAGGCCGGCACGACCACTGGCCAGTTTACGGTAGACCTTGGTACGACCAACACCACTGGTAGCGCCATTGTAGTAAACTTCAATATCGCTACGGGAGGTTCCAATGCAACGAATACGACTGACTATGCGAACATCGGCACCAGTGTATCTATAGCGAACGGTGCGCAGACGGGGTTGGTTACTATTACCCCTGTTGACGACGTGCTTGTGGAAGGCCCCGAGACGGTGATACTTACCTTGGCGGCTGGAACGGGCTATGCTGTGGCAGGCGCCCCGAACAATACGGCAACGGTGACCATTGCGGACAACGACAGCTATACGGCAAGCATCACGGCCAACGATCCCACGGCCACAGAGGCCGGCACGACCACTGGCCAGTTTACGGTAGACCTTGGTACGACCAACACCACTGGTAGCGCCATTGTAGTAAACTTCAATATCGCTACGGGAGGTTCCAATGCAACGAATACGACTGACTATGCGAACATCGGCACCAGTGTATCTATAGCGAACGGTGCGCAGACGGGGTTGGTTACTATTACCCCTGTTGACGACGTGCTTGTGGAAGGCCCCGAGACGGTGATACTTACCTTGGCGGCTGGAACGGGCTATGCTGTGGCAGGCGCCCCGAACAATACGGCAACGGTGACCATTGCGGACAACGACAGCTATACGGCAAGCATCACGGCCAACGATCCCACGGCCACAGAGGCCGGCACGACCACTGGCCAGTTTACGGTAGACCTTGGTACGACCAACACCACTGGTAGCGCCATTGTAGTAAACTTCAATATCGCTACGGGAGGTTCCAATGCAACGAATACGACTGACTATGCGAACATCGGTACCAGCGTATCTATAGCCAATGGCCAACGTACCGGGCAGATAACAATCACCCCAGTGGATGATGGAATCGCTGAAGGTTCCGAGACAGTAATACTCACTTTGGCGGCAGGAACGGGCTATGCTGTGGCAGGTGCCCCGAACAATAGGGCAACGGTGACCATTGCGGACAATGATACTGCCGGTGTTTCTATTGACGACGTTTCGGTCAATGAAGGCGATGGCACCGCAACCTTTACCGTTACCTTGAACGGGGCTGTTTTTCTCGGTACTATAGTATCCTATTCCACAGCCAATAATACCGCTTTGGCAGGAAGTGACTACGATGCTGAAACAGGTAATGTTACATTTTTGGGATTGAACGGAGAAACACGAACAATTACAATCGATATTTCTGAGGATATTTTGGTTGAAGGTACTGAAACCTTTTTTGTAAACCTGACCAATGCAACTGGTTTTGCCCAACTGGGCAAGGATCAAGGAATTGGAACTATTGTGGATAATGACAGCTATATTGCAACAATATCCGCAACAGATGCTGATGCCGCGGAAAATCCTTTAAATACAGGGACTTTTACTGTGGGCCTAAACACTGCAAACCTGACGGGCAGTCCCATGGTAATCAATTATACAGTAGGTGGTACTGCTGTCTCAGGTTCGGATTATATAGCCCTAGCTGGTTCTGTCTCTATTGGGAATGGGCAAGAGAGTGCTTTCATAACTTTGAACCCTATAAATGATTCAGAAGTTGAAGCTGGATTGGAGACGGTAATCGTAAGCTTGGCAAGTGACACTGGATATATCGTTGGTGCGCCTAGCAGTGCTACTGTAAATATAGCCAGCGAAGATGTCGCAGGAATCTCCATAGATGATGTAGTGGTAAATGAAAATGACGCAACAGCTACCTTTACAGTTACCTTAAATGCCAATGTTCCGGCAGGGGCCTCTGTAGACTATTCTACGGCTAATAATACGGCTACTGCGGGAACGGATTATACAGCTGAATCAGGAACACTAACTTTCTTGGGCTTGAACAACGAAACACAAACAATAGTAGTCGATATTATAGAGGATGCCGTAGCTGAAGGAACAGAAAGCTTTTTTGTAAACTTGTCCAATCCCATAGGATTGATCCAAATTGATAAAGATCAGGGTGTAGGTACTATTGCCGATAACGATAATTGCATTGAGGCCCCGTTAATAAATAGTACTCCTACTATTTTTTGCGATGCCTTTATCCAAGATTTGGACGCTTATACAGATACCACTATTCCAGCCGGCTTTGAACTGATATGGAGCAGTAACAGTGATTTTTCGGTTACAGGCGCCAGGTTAAATACCAGCGTAATAGATTTTGAGGCTACCTTTTATGGCTTTTTGTATAATGAAAGTACGGACTGTGTTAGTCCGCCTCTGGAAGTAACCCTTGTTCGCAATGAGCCTCCGGAAATACTGAGTACCACCCCAGCAACAATTTGCGGAACGGGTATGGCAACTATAAGTGCAACGGTAACAGCTGGTGGTAGTTTGTTCTGGTACGCTTCGGAATCGGGTGGCACTTCTTTGGAGGAAGGAAGTAGCTTTTCCACAAGTGTTAGTGGTACTACTACCTATTATGTAGAGGCTTTTGCCAACGGTTGTTTCTCCGAGCGGGAAGCGGTTACAATAACAGTCAATGATCTGGTAGATACTGGTACAATAACAGATACTTCAGCTTGCAGTATACCTGGGGGTGGACCTACTACTGTAGATTTGGACGATACCAGGACTGGAGGTACGGCCGGGGTATGGAGCATAGTAGGCACCCCTCCGAGTACCATCACTATTGGTGCGGATAATATTGTTGATTTTGAGGGCGCCGCAGATGGGGATTACGTCTTCAGGCTTACCACAAATACTGCTGTTTCTCCTTGCGTAGATGAAAGTGTGGATGTAACCATATCCGTAACTACCTGTACTATGGATAGTGATGGGGATGGCCTTTTTGACAGGGATGAAACTGCTCTAGGACTGGATCCCACTCTTCGGGATACTGATGCCGATGGTATTGAAGATGGGGTAGAAGTGGGGCCAGATGTAAATAATCCTATCGACACTGATAGTGATGGAATAATAGATGCCCTAGATTCCAATATCTTGGATTTCGACAATGATGGTGTAGTGGATCAACTGGATCCTGCCAACGACAATCCCTGTATTCCCAATATTTCCGATGCTTGTCAGATAGACCTTGGTCTTGAAAAAGTCGTGGATAGTGAAAGTATATTGGTAGGTAGGGAAGTGGTTTTTACCATCACCCTGACCAACCTTAGTCAGATTATGGTAACCAATATTGTAGTCAACGATCTTGTGAGCCCTGCAACAGGGTTTCAATACGTAAGTAGTTCTGCTACCAAGGGTGTATATGATGAATTGGCAGGCGTCTGGCAATTGGACGAGGTTTTGGCAGATGAAGTCAATACTTTAACTATTACAGCCATTGTACCTGAAATTGGAACCTATCAGAACATAGCTGCCATTGTGGATTCCTTTCCTGAAGACAGTAATGCCACCAATGATAGGGCAACTGCCAGTGTAACAGTGACACCGCGATCGTCGGATGAATGTGGGTTCCTCTTTAATCAGATATCCCCAAATGGAGATGGGATAAACGATATGGTATTTATCAATTGTATAACCGATTACCCAAATAATACCCTTCAAATTTTTGATCGCTATGGCAATGAAGTTTTTTCTGTCAATGGCTATGACAATACTTGGATGGGGACAGGTAAAAATGGGGATTTGCCAAAAGGAACCTACTTTTATATCTTGGATCTAGGCGATGGAACGGAAGTTCGAAAAGGTTGGATTCAAATCATAAGATAA
- a CDS encoding PorP/SprF family type IX secretion system membrane protein produces the protein MNLRIYDKGYRDILLFFCLLIFSTGMLFAQKEPQYTQYMYNIGSFNPAYVGTVETPDITGLYRVQWSGIPGAPRTMRFGVNLPLANEKNGLGFNVVSDQLGPTTQTYIDLAYSFQVKLSDDTKLSFGVDAGGSLLDVDYTKGDFENPNEPLINNADTFNKFYPTVGAGMFMYQENWYVGLSVPNFLTSGIYADEVANIVEDKMQFNFIGGYVFDFSEGLKFKPAFLMNYLKGLPLNLNLSTNFLISDVVTLGASYRLDNALSGLAGLQISNSLFLGYSYDYNTNGLGEYSQGSHEVILKFYLGRSIGKTKKDNKRDQKGMPKQIDSPRFF, from the coding sequence ATGAATTTAAGAATATACGATAAAGGGTATAGAGATATTTTATTGTTTTTTTGCTTACTAATTTTTTCTACGGGCATGCTTTTTGCACAGAAAGAACCTCAGTATACCCAATATATGTACAATATAGGCAGTTTTAACCCTGCTTATGTGGGTACCGTAGAGACTCCGGATATTACAGGTCTGTACCGTGTGCAATGGTCTGGGATCCCGGGAGCCCCACGAACCATGCGGTTTGGTGTTAATCTACCCTTGGCCAATGAAAAAAATGGCTTGGGCTTTAATGTGGTAAGCGATCAATTGGGGCCTACGACTCAAACATACATAGACTTGGCCTATTCATTTCAGGTGAAGCTATCAGATGACACTAAGCTCTCTTTTGGGGTAGATGCTGGAGGTTCCTTGCTCGATGTAGATTATACCAAAGGTGATTTTGAAAACCCAAATGAGCCCTTGATCAATAATGCGGACACCTTTAATAAATTTTACCCTACAGTGGGAGCGGGGATGTTTATGTATCAGGAAAATTGGTATGTGGGCTTATCTGTGCCCAATTTTTTAACGTCGGGCATTTATGCTGACGAGGTAGCTAATATTGTGGAAGATAAAATGCAGTTTAATTTTATAGGTGGCTATGTTTTTGATTTTTCGGAAGGCCTTAAGTTTAAACCCGCCTTCTTAATGAACTATTTAAAGGGCCTGCCCTTAAACCTAAATTTATCTACTAATTTTTTAATTAGCGATGTTGTAACTTTAGGTGCTTCCTACAGATTGGACAATGCATTAAGCGGCTTGGCCGGATTGCAAATTTCCAACAGTCTGTTCCTTGGGTATTCCTATGATTACAATACGAATGGATTGGGGGAATATAGTCAAGGTTCGCATGAAGTAATTTTAAAGTTTTATTTGGGTAGATCAATAGGGAAAACTAAAAAGGACAATAAAAGAGATCAAAAAGGTATGCCTAAACAGATAGACAGTCCGAGGTTTTTCTAA
- a CDS encoding OmpA family protein produces the protein MRFNIVVVFFIILSSFGFAQQKKSKGDILFFEYSYNQAIIEYQKELRESKLSNTQYLNLADSYMKIGNYKKASDIYVDIYQKDTTMSQYHFNKMLQSLAKTSEVEKVKAYLATKEDKLPKELVENSIFNYELIATNSNEDLDFEIFNISGNSAKADFSPTFYKDKLLFSSDRPDGSKKVYGPSGEAYINIYESKIDLQGNVADPQPFKGIPDTKFHRATPFYSQDLNNIFYVLSNSDGENLQFSDNGKNALSIGMATSQGSFSFILRDPDTSFYYPFYEAATGRLFFAADFGDGYGGTDIYYVYTNDGLIMSSPTNLGPRVNTPGNEIAPFIFENSLYFSSDIFYGLGGMDIYKSTIHTDNSYSIPINLGPGINSSKDDFGFIIRNNETNGLLGYFSSNRDGGKGGDDIYGFNVKEKPGLKTLALKGKVVDLTSNNGVSKAQVRLIDKDGKLVKEIFTDENGDYNIEIPFQNNITIEATKEKHSIFSVTYQDRELYEIQEKAFNMGIKFLDDLVEEQENQTVIKLKKFYFDKGQSIITPEIAQELDKVVDVMTRFPQLQLRVESHTDSRGGSSANFTLSQKRADAIKKYLLQEGVPAGSILYSIGYGEEKLLNGCKNGVFCLDMLHSKNERSLIVVLNYNLLY, from the coding sequence ATGAGGTTTAATATAGTAGTTGTATTTTTTATCATTTTGTCGTCCTTCGGTTTTGCACAGCAAAAGAAATCCAAAGGGGATATTCTGTTTTTTGAATATTCCTACAATCAGGCTATTATTGAATATCAAAAAGAATTGAGGGAATCTAAACTTTCCAATACGCAGTATTTAAACCTAGCGGATTCCTATATGAAAATAGGGAACTACAAAAAGGCTTCGGACATCTACGTGGACATTTACCAGAAAGATACTACTATGTCCCAATATCACTTTAATAAAATGTTGCAGTCCTTGGCCAAAACCTCGGAAGTAGAAAAAGTAAAAGCCTATTTGGCAACAAAAGAAGATAAATTGCCAAAGGAATTGGTGGAGAATTCGATTTTTAATTATGAATTAATAGCTACCAATAGTAATGAGGATCTGGATTTTGAGATATTCAATATAAGTGGCAATAGTGCAAAGGCCGACTTCTCACCTACTTTTTATAAGGATAAATTGTTGTTTTCAAGTGATAGACCGGATGGATCCAAGAAGGTTTATGGTCCATCGGGAGAAGCATACATTAATATTTACGAGTCCAAAATTGACCTTCAGGGCAATGTTGCGGATCCGCAACCGTTCAAGGGTATCCCAGATACTAAATTCCATAGGGCCACACCCTTTTATTCCCAGGATTTGAACAATATTTTCTATGTTCTGTCCAATTCCGATGGCGAAAATTTACAGTTTAGTGACAATGGAAAGAATGCCTTGTCTATCGGTATGGCCACTAGTCAGGGTTCTTTCAGTTTTATTTTGAGGGATCCCGATACTTCCTTTTATTATCCTTTTTATGAGGCCGCTACCGGCCGATTGTTTTTTGCAGCTGATTTTGGTGATGGTTATGGCGGTACAGATATATATTATGTTTATACCAATGACGGATTGATAATGTCGTCCCCAACAAATTTAGGGCCCAGAGTTAATACTCCCGGCAATGAAATTGCCCCATTTATTTTTGAGAACAGTTTGTATTTTTCCTCGGATATATTTTATGGCCTTGGTGGAATGGATATTTATAAATCTACCATCCATACAGACAACTCCTATAGCATACCCATTAATCTTGGGCCAGGTATAAATTCATCAAAAGACGACTTCGGATTTATTATCAGAAATAATGAAACCAATGGGCTGTTGGGTTATTTTTCATCCAATAGGGATGGAGGTAAAGGCGGGGATGATATTTATGGATTTAATGTTAAAGAAAAACCGGGATTAAAAACTTTGGCCCTAAAGGGAAAAGTGGTTGATCTTACCTCCAATAATGGGGTCTCCAAGGCACAAGTTAGGCTAATCGACAAAGATGGAAAGTTGGTTAAAGAAATATTTACCGACGAGAATGGTGATTACAATATTGAAATTCCTTTTCAGAACAACATTACCATTGAAGCTACTAAAGAGAAACATTCTATATTTTCCGTGACTTATCAAGACAGGGAATTGTATGAAATCCAAGAGAAAGCTTTCAATATGGGAATTAAGTTTTTGGATGATTTGGTGGAAGAGCAGGAGAACCAGACAGTAATAAAATTAAAGAAATTTTATTTTGATAAGGGTCAAAGCATAATTACTCCCGAAATTGCCCAAGAATTGGACAAGGTGGTCGATGTGATGACTAGATTTCCCCAATTGCAGCTTAGGGTGGAATCGCATACCGATAGTAGAGGGGGCTCCAGTGCCAATTTTACTTTATCTCAAAAAAGGGCAGATGCCATTAAGAAGTATCTCTTACAGGAGGGCGTACCAGCCGGGAGTATCCTTTACTCCATAGGTTATGGTGAGGAAAAACTCTTGAATGGTTGCAAGAACGGCGTTTTTTGCTTGGATATGTTGCACAGCAAGAACGAGCGATCATTAATAGTTGTACTTAATTACAATCTCCTGTATTAA